One genomic segment of Panicum virgatum strain AP13 chromosome 2N, P.virgatum_v5, whole genome shotgun sequence includes these proteins:
- the LOC120661419 gene encoding serine/threonine-protein phosphatase 7 long form homolog, which yields MLLGLPCAGRAVDAEDVGLSWRDDLLARFAGVQRNELALPYRPLPANHAHGPTKRWLLQFSADYMRADADDFTVARHFETYLLWLFGWVMFCSSQGDSCPKQLIPLARSIADAPLHEMPQFSWGSAVLAASYRGLCTGVTKVSAEEPIFVWCPLLLQLWSYERFPVGRPEMDFEPYVQLSADHDVVDRPTMGSLWCLRRPSWVGVQTRKSYHDFVGQFDALVDTDMRWTPYTAADIYARAPSGLSSLCLRDHEYWMTRKPILYDIHVEEYHVHRVMRQFGLYQQTPVPIVHSVEAHVHRWTRQGQPPGSRWADKVRPYVDSWAATLDDVVFEDRPYSDEAFADYLWWYLPRTRTRVVHVPPEARIEAARVSETYPVVRDQNFAIAYDVIRAIESEASSSMGQYHDMTPAQHQSTLQKIVDMCK from the exons ATGCTTCTAGGCTTGCCGTGTGCTGGACGAGCCGTGGATGCAGAGGACGTGGGACTCTCGTGGCGCGATGACCTTTTGGCTCGGTTCGCTGGGGTTCAGCGCAACGAGCTAGCGTTGCCGTACCGGCCCTTGCCTGCGAACCACGCACACGGACCGACAAAGAGGTGGCTCCTACAGTTCAGT GCGGACTACATGAGGGCAGACGCAGATGACTTTACGGTTGCCAGGCACTTCGAGACCTACTTACTGTGGCTGTTCGGCTGGGTCATGTTCTGCAGCTCACAGGGTGACTCGTGCCCCAAACAGCTCATTCCTTTGGCGAGGTCGATAGCTGATGCTCCACTTCACGAGATGCCACAGTTCAGCTGGGGTTCTGCCGTTTTGGCTGCGAGTTACAGGGGTCTTTGCACGGGCGTGACGAAGGTCTCAGCAGAGGAGCCCATTTTTGTTTGGTGTCCTCTACTGTTACAGCTCTGGTCGTACGAGCGCTTTCCCGTCGGTAGGCCAGAGATGGACTTCGAGCCGTACGTCCAGCTGTCCGCAGACCACGACGTCGTCGACAGACCTACGATGGGTTCGTTGTGGTGCCTCAGGAGG CCTTCTTGGGTCGGCGTGCAGACGAGGAAGTCGTACCACGACTTCGTGGGACAGTTTGACGCTCTTGTGGACACGGACATGAGGTGGACTCCATACACTGCAGCCGACATTTACGCCCGGGCACCGAGCGGTCTTTCGTCCTTATGCCTGCGAGATCATGAATACTGGATGACGAGGAAGCCAATCCTTTACGACATCCACGTCGAGGAGTACCACGTTCACCGGgtcatgaggcagttcggtctcTATCAGCAGACCCCGGtcccgattgtgcactcagtggAGGCCCACGTCCACAG GTGGACACGTCAAGGCCAGCCACCAGGCTCGCGGTGGGCCGACAAGGTCCGTCCTTACGTCGACTCTTGGGCCGCGACCCTCGACGACGTCGTTTTCGAGGATCGGCCGTACAGCGACGAGGCGTTCGCGGACTACCTATGGTGGTACCTGCCGAGGACGCGCACACGTGTCGTGCACGTTCCACCAGAGGCTCGGATCGAGGCCGCAAGGGTGTCCGAGACGTACCCCGTAGTTCGAGACCAGAACTTCGCCATAGCG TACGATGTCATACGAGCGATTGAGTCCGAGGCTTCATCGAGTATGGGCCAGTACCATGACATGACGCCTGCCCAGCACCAGAGCACGCTGCAGAAGATCGTCGATATGTGCAAGTGA